The window TTAGAGATTAGGATACTTCTCGTGTCCTTGAAATTGTACCCCATATTTTAGCCTTTTGAGAGGAGCTCGTACCATATATTTTAGCATGATGATCAGAATCACATTTGTCTGTTGTTATGATCTACAGAGGAGTTTCATTGAATACCTCACTGATGAAGTTTTCACATCAAATGTAAATGTGCATGTTCATATAGGAGGACACATACTGAGGCTTATCTATCATagaacaaaatatttttgaatttagcCCCAAGTAATTAtatcttccttttttttcaactGAAGTAGCTGGCTAGTACTTTGTGTATACTGTCATTCATGTCAATATGTTTCAGGACTAACTGACACTTAAATTCAtaacttctatttttattttcttccagAATGACAGCTCCAGAAATTCCAGAAAGTGCTCTTGAAGTTGGAGAGACAAATTTGCAAGTTGTAGGTAGGTTAAcatcattttattactttgtgGTTTCTATGGATTGCATCTGGGGTGTCAAATAGGTGGGTTGGGCTATATTTGGGCTGGTCAAAACGGGTTGAACTAATAAACTAGTTGGGTCATAACCCCTTCAAAGTTTGCTTGGGTCACGGTAGGGGGGGTCAGTTTGGGCTATTCGATGGGTCATAaaccaaaatttgatttttgcATGCATTGGAGACAGGTATTGTACTTTGGTATTGGAAGTCCTGAAGCGTTTTATCTCACACAATATTTTTAATACTACTACATTTCTTTTTGTTACGATGAGCACTTCCTGATGATGTAACTTTATTTTAGACTACTTAATACTTACTCTTTGCTATTCTTTCAGCAAGCCTAATGCAATTTGCTATAACAGCAAACATTCTCGGGCTTCCAGCAATTTCTGTCCCTGTAAGTGACATTCATCTTTTTCCTGTTAGGCAGTCCACTGAGAGTAAATCTCAGAAAAGGATTTGGAATGGAAGGACCTGCATGTTGATGATATGCAAACAAGCTTCTAAGCATTTCAACCTAATAATATTACAATAGGTCTatcatatatataaaatattgcGCTAGGAAATCGGTGAATATGGGATTGTAGGAAGGAATAAGTGCCAATTTTGATTTCCCTCAGCAAATTCCTCATTAATTATGTTGAAACCGGTCGTGCAAGTGCAAAttttattcttctctttattcacaTTAACTCAGACCAGATAATGTTTGTCCGAAAAACCTGAAGATGTGAAGAGATGTTTTTACAAATCACAAAAAGATACAAAAAAGATCCAAGGTTTTGATTGACTATTAAGAAGAGTTTATTCTTCATTCTTCTTTTTGTCGGGAAATAGGTAAACTTAGAGCATCCTTTTATATGTGGCTTCAGTATTCCAAAATCATTAATTACACAAATAGCTTTGCTAGGTTTTTCTGTAGTTCAGTATGGACAAAATTTAACTATCACTACCACAAGAACGGAACTTCTCAGTCAGATACTTTCTGGTGTGCCACTTCCACATCCTCTTGAAAGGCAGGCACATCATTAACTATTTTCTCTCCTATAGCATGTCGAGTCTCGCTTTGTTCTTATTTCATTCCTATTGCTAGCTTGATCTCCTTTTAGCCTTTGAAATTTCAGCATACCATTCTTCGTTTAGTAGCAGCTAATTTCTTTAGATATAGGAATGTACACAATTGGCCATAGACATGCTCATGGATTGACTATGAAATAAGAGATAAAGCAGATTATAACTCCTCCCAGATCACAGTATTCTTTTGGATGTCCTATAAAGTTTCTATGTATGTGGTAGAAGATTTATGATCCGAGTTTTCGTAGGAACATGAAGTGCATAGCTACAAGAACACTAGAGCTATCTGTCATAGTGAAAATATCAAAATAGATCTATTGGTGCTTTCTGCATGCTAGTTTACTGTCAAGGACCTGCTCAACTTCTTTCCTTTTAATTTTGACATGCAGCAGAAAAATAGACGTCTGAACTTATCTCTCTTCACAACTTCTCGGTCTGTATTTGCATGACGTCTGTTTCCTTTTAGTGGCGGACCCAAGATTTTGTACAAGCGGGTtcaatcttaaaagtatataacTTTAGTggtaaaatagtagttgtcaagtaGGTTCAAATAacatatttatacaaaatttacgcAGCTTAgtcataatttatacatatacacaatattattttttgatgaagcgggttcagttgaacccgcttgCCACCACGTGCGTCCGCCACTGTTTCATTTAAGATCTCTCTTGATGACTACCAGTATAGGATCATAATTATTCATTCTAAAGCATGTGGATGTCAATTGTCGATCAACATCAAGTGTTCCAAAATTTACCTTACCTTACTAATtcacctttctttctcttttgtttttttcataTGCTTAGATTGGTTATGATAAGCAAGGACTTCCAATAGGTTTGCAGCTTATTGGTCGTCCGTGGTGTGAAGCTACAATCTTGCGTTTAGCTAGTGTGATAGAGGTATTCTCCTCCATCTCTACCACCACCCGCCCCAACCAACTATAACTGCTAAAATTTACAACAGATTATTGACGGGAGATTTTGATTTGTGCTTTCAGGAATTCTCTGCAGAGTATAGGAAGAAGCCAATGGAGTTCTATGACATCTTGAAAGTGAAGTGAGAATAATGTGTAAGCTAGTTTGTTATTTTAAAATTGGGAAGTGTGTAATTGTTCCCATATCATAAGAGAAAAGTCTCTTTTGGAGCCTTTTAAGCACTTGTCACTTTCATGTCTTAGATTTAGGACACACTTAGAAGTGTGTGCAACTAAGTAcactaaatatttatatattattatacaATCAAAAAGGGGTctgttggttgcctataaatacacaagaattcccaacatgtaaaaaaaaatcacaagGAAGAGAGGGAGGGAACTGACAGGAATAAGCTTAAGCCTAACCTCAGGGTAAGAAAAGATTTCATCACAAATGAACTTACTCAAAGCCTCAGAGAATGAATCGAATAAGAGCTAAAGCATAATACTCCTAGATATAGAAATGTGGTTGCTTTTCAATAATTATATCTAGTGGATTTTGGTGATATTTGCCTTTGCTTCATGTATTTAGTACCAGCAACCTTTCTGTAATTTGGACCAAATTACGAAAAAGCAACGATAATTAGAGCAGTTAAAGAGATACAACAGACGCAAAGGGAACTTGTGAAACGTACAACACATCATCTTACAGGGAACCACACTCATTTTCCAAAAAGAGCACCAAAATAGCTTTGATTAACATAAACATAAGGGCAAACATTACGTGATAAAAGGTCTAATCTAGGGACAAAATAGATTTACTAAAAGAACATTTGTTGCAAATCACAGATTTCCAATAATATTTCGATTTCTATGTATCACTATgctggttttcttcttctttgatctCGGTAGGGTCCTTTTTCCTCCTTATCCTTCAAGAAGCCTAGGatgacaagaaaaacaaaaaagaagaatgcCCAGCGGCCTCCACCACCCCCACCTGCCCAATGGcctcccccacccccacccccaccccaaccCCCATCCCCACCCCCACTCCACCACACGCTGCCATCATCATCACGAGGGGGAAACCCAGCCCCACCATCGTCGAGATCAGGAGATTTCTCCTTCCCTGCATTCAACCCAGATATATCAGCATCAAATGATACTTTGCACAGGATCTTTATAGAATATAAGCATGGCTGCTTATTTTTTGGTGGATAAAATTGCTGAAAAATGTGCAGAGCCGCATTGTGCATAACTTTAAGCAACAAAACAATGACTTTTAATAACACTGCTTTCTAAATCAACAGGGCGGGATGCGGTCACCACTAACCATAAGCATAACAGTGAAAACAGCTAACATGTAAAATATGGATTGTTTTATTTCCATTCATTTTGTTCCACCAGTTTCCGtaaagaacaacaacaacgacccagtgaaatcccactagtggagtctgggaagggtagtgtgtacgcagaccttacctggTACAACTGTAATGGTTGAATTTGCCTTTGTAAGAGTCTGCATCTGGCCTTTAGTTGCACATCTGGCACTCTGCATTAAATGCAAAATTGAAAGGTTGAACAGGGAATACTAGTGGCTATAAATGTTACCAGAATGATGCAGGAAATGGAAAGCCAAAAACTAAATGCAAGCAGTAGTAATCGGAGCAGCAGTAATCGGAGCAGCAGTATCAAGAACATCAATATACATAAGTGATGAGGTCCTAAACTCCTAATTCCCATTGTTTCTTTTTTAGATAAAAGTTTGGTAGATCCTATTTCCAATTGTCTATAACTAGAAATGCATTACACTACCACTTTCAAGTAACAAACAAGGATATATTTCCACATTTTACCAATCCATAtctataaacaacaacaacaacaacaatacagtataatcccacaagtgggtctggggagaatagtgtgtacgcagaccttacccctaccttgagggGTAGAGAGGCCATATCTATAAGCAACGAGTTGCAAATAGAAAGGCTAATCAACTTGAGTTCCGGGCACTTGTTTTAGTGAGTGCAGTTGTTTACAATATACTGACTGCAGAAGGAGAAATAGTCCAATGTGATAACTTATGCCCATTCTGAAGCTCTGAAGCTTCTCACAGCAAACGTCGCACAAAATTAATATATAAGACATGACAAGTACGACTGATCCACTAGAATCATTAGGGGCATGTAACTAAACAGCGCAATGCTAGCAGTTGCACAAACAGTAGTACCCAAAGAAATGTTACCAGAGCAGCAACACATATTAATGAAGCGCGCTTTTCTTGAACAGGACATATCAAGTGTCTTCCATTGTTAATAAACTGAGACTGCATGCCAAGCGGCTGGTGGCCAAAAGATACTATTGGCTTGAATTGCTTCAGGCATTCAGCGTCTGCTCTCACTGTGACAACAATATCCAACGATTAACAACTAGATAGCACAAGCTGCAGGATAAGCAGCAAATCTTCAAATGGTTTTGCCAACGATGAATTTTAAAGTATCAAATCTTTTGATGACATCTTTGTCAAACCTTAAACATAAATGTTCAATTCAGTTACTTCAGAAGCTAACACCATCACATCAAGTTAACCAGAAAATCAAAGCCGagcttttttatttttaagtgtTTCTTTTCACAGGTAAACTCAAAGACAAAACCTTTTGACTTAGGGCAAAGGATGCATCTTAGAATTTAAAGGAGTTGAACAACACCAAATTCAAGAAAAGCTAAGATGATAAATCATACACATTTTTACTGATTTGCAGTAAGAAAAAGTATTTCAACATGTTGGTGATGCAAATTTATGTTTTCAtggagagaaaaagagagtgcTAAAACAGTCAAAAATTATATGCAGAACAGCAACTGCAATGTTACAAAAAGATCATTACTTCATGTTACGTCCTGACGTAATTCCTACAGCACTTACGTAGCAATGGCTGTTCAGATATTCGTACATCTAATGCAGCAAAGGCTCCTCAGTGAGATAACAAGAAGAGAAGCTGATATATACGGAGTAATATATTAACGTTTGACATGATCAAAGGATATGAAAATTTTCATTGTGTGCTCCTAATTACATGAAAAAATAGTAATCTGGCCTTCCTTTAAATACATGCAGAGGTACTTATCAAAAGGAATCAGTCAAGGAATATACACAAACATACCTATTGGCAAAGTAGGTGCACTCATAGAGGTACTGGCAGATAACAACATCTCGTTGAAAAAATTCTGTGTCTCCCTGAAATTGAACTCCTACTAGAATCCTGAAATACAAAAGGAAGAGTAGATTGAGTAtgcaatcaacaacaataacaagaagTCAACAACTACATGTCAATCGCGAATAAGTTGGGAGAGGCTATATGAATCTATTGATCATGTTTCTCCATTTAAGGTCAACTCATGTCATCATCACACCATATAGAATAATCAGTGAAAAACAAGTTTAATATATATAAACTAGTAGAATAATCATTATAGAAAAGCAAGAGGAACCAAAACTAGGTACTAACAAGACTAAAACCTATTCCCACCTATATCAATCTTTTTCCTCCATTGTGTCTTATCTTTAGCTAAGTCTGCATTTATTCCAAGAAATTGTAGGTCTTTCGGTAGAACTTCTTTCcatgtgattttaggtctaccTCGTCCCCTTTTAACATCTTAACTTACCATAATTTCACACCCATGGACCGATACATTTGGAGGTCAACTCAGGACATGACCAATCCATCTCAAACAACCTTCTCTTATTTTATCCTCGGTGCCTACTACATGCATCTTCTagtgaatgatatttttaaatcttATCTGATCTTGTATGACCACACATTCATCTTAGCTTTCGCATCTCCGCAACACTAATCTTTTGAATATGTTGAACTTAAGTGACCTAACATTCACTACCATATAGCAGTATCAGTCTTATAATTGTTCTATAGAACTTGCCTTTCACTTTGGTAGGCATCCTTCTATCACATAATAACTCCCCTTGTAGCACATCTCCATTTCAACCATCCGGTTTTAATTCTACGAGTAATATCTCCATCTATCATTCCGTTCTCTTGAAACCATATTCTCATGTTTTTCCACAAGCACAACGATACCATGAACCGAATCGCTTATTCCTACAAATCGAATGGCCTTTCTTGCCTCTGGTAGGCAAAACAAGATTACCAACGAAAGGATATCAATGTCCAATATCAGCTTTACTCTTAGATCAGATGTCACATGTATTCTGTTCCATAACCAAATATACACCACCCAAGAATTCCTTCTTAAGGACGAGGATCATAAAGGCTCTTATTGGATCAGACTCTAATTCTCTAATACCTTAACTAATCCAGAAACAAGACAGGGCAATCTGCTAAGATATTTCCAAATTGCTTTTCTTAAATACATAAGAtactatttatttatataaaaaaattacagTTAATTGAAGCTTTGTTTAGGGTGCTTAATTTAGTCCGACTCATAGTTAATTCGGCGCTCACCTTCTGATACAGAAAACAGCGGTTGCCAAGTTTCTGAAGCTGCTCGATTAGAATCCCAtgtgaaataaaaaaattaacagaGAATCACTAAACGTAGAAATCATGAACTTATGCCATTGCTTCTAATCCCGTTAGTAGGATGCAAATTATGTGGTTCGCTTCTCTATTTATTAGGTCATTAGAGGTAAAATCTTTGGGATGAAATTTTATGTTGTGTTTGGTAATGATGGAAACTATTCCTCATGCAAGAAAATAGCGAAATTTCTCATAGGAgtactattttattttttagtagagaaattattttttgatGTTTGGTTATCGGAagatatttttaaagaaaacatttttccaCCAAAAATAGCAGTAAAATTtaagtaaaaattgcacgggacgTCCTAATAGGGCGCCTTCATTTAATAtatacctattttttttaaaagttttaacttgtacccagtttttaaataacttcagcctatttctcctcctccttcccctccttcgttttcttcttcttcaattaaCAACTGAAAGGCTCAACATCAACGAAATCCGATTACATTCTCTTTCAAAAAAATCAGCTTAGTGATATGCATTAGCTACGGTAAGCAACTTACACCAACCCTGCCTAAAGATAAGCCTGAAGAGTTTGTCTTAATATGCAAATGATGAAAATTGTAAAAAGATCcatcatttgcttaaactgcAACTCATACACCAAAGTGCACTTGCCATAATATTGCACTAGTtgtaacataaaatttaaaatgaACTACATTTTGATAATTAAATACTTTTCTGTTTTCGTAGTGATCAAAAGTTGAACTTCGTGGCCATATTCCTTTTACTGCACAACAAACAAAATACTATTCACTACAATTACTTTATAAAGTTTTTGCTGGATTCAAGTTTTTGCTTATGGTCTTACGGATTCAACTTCAACTTATATAgtactgaagtttttacaaatgaactaaataacttcaatatcttctgctgaagcttttgaaaaagcttatccagggcaaaaaaacttcaacttatttagtgctgaagtttttacaaatgaactaaataacttcagcatcttctgctgaagtttttgaaaaagctttacgacaaaactaatgaatccaggacaaaaaaaacttcaacTATTTTAGtcctgaagtttttacaaatgaactaaataacttcagcatcttatcCAGGttaaaaaaaacttcagcactggctttgctacttcaggcccgtctactagaatgctgaagttttgcgtgattgtctttgctacttcagccccgtatgctgaagttacgcgaaaaaataggtacgcttgtaatttttttttgcaaagcgggcgcaagttaaaacgtgacccaaaaagcgggtatagatgcaaatcccccaAAATTTAACCAAGAACTTATAATATATGATTATCGATTttaaaacacaagaaaatcattAAAATACAACTTAtctagagcccgtttggatgggTTTGTTGTAAgtgactgtgagcacgtgatttttgccctatatgaattactcccataaattcaaaacaaaataatttttgttagtgtttgcaattttgtggattttcgtggcattttctgttaattatttgcattttggttgtgcattttaattagtgaaaaatacaaaaagaatatgttgtatttgcatttaggatttaattctacattttaggattaattaacaaattagttgttttataaaaattggaaaaaatcacaaaaaaatagtttattttgcgctttttaattttaatctctattttcggtattttttccttgaatttggtttATAATTAGTtgtagtaattattatttagagttagttaatttaGTTTGATAGGAAtatttggtttggtatttagtttaggttttatttttaattttttatttaattttggaaaaaaaaaaattgaaattgaaaaaaagagaaaagggttGTGAATTGGGCTTATCAATTGAATTTCTCCCCCAGGCCCAAACATTTCCCCCGAAACCCAGCCCAAAACCTGCCCCTAATGCCCGGTCCCCCCCCAAacctaaacgacgtcgttccGTGAAAGAAAGATATGGGCCGTCGAGTTGTTCTAATCCAACGACGGGGAAGTGGGGAGGGCTTAATATTTAAGTGTCTTAATCTCACTACCCCCCAAACCCCGTCTCTCATCTCCCTCACTCCTCTCACAGACCACCCTaagaaaccctagcgccgccctcaTATTCTCGCCGCTTTAGCCCGGTGGCGCCACCTCTGTTCACCGCCAGAATAACACCCCATGACCACCAAGCCCCCTCATTCCAAATCCTTGATTGGTTTCCCTCAAATCGTAGCTCAGCTCGTCGAATCTTGAATCTagttcaagccctaaaattccaAACCAACTCAAATTCAAGATCTCAATGGGATTTGGGTCTAGTTCAACGTTATTCATGTGTTCTTGACAAGAACACATTATTAATGTCAAACTTGACCGGGAAATTCTGAAGATTTGAAGTTCTCGCATTTCTTACGGGCCGGGTTATTTGTTTTCAACTTCTGAGTTGATTTTCATGTGAGTTTTTTACCATCTTCCTATGTTCCTTTTGTGCgtgttttgatttttatttctcttttcttatttgtttctcCGATATTCCAGTTCTTTTGCATGTTTTTCGTCTTAAGTTAATTAGTGTTTCCGAACTTGAAGATTAGTTTAATTGGTTTGCCCGTGCTACTTGGTCCCCTGAAGTTGTTAGGACAAAGAGTCTGTGACTTGGTTTAGTCCCCTTCCCCCTTGTATtgtttttttcctctctttcttcGAGTTCTTCTGTGAAACCTCGAGTAAAATTGGGCTCAAAAGAAAAGGTCTAGCCCATGATTGGTAGACTCAAACACACGAACCTGGGTCAACTTGGCCCATGTTTTGGCCAGGTTGTCTGAAGTAAAAACAGGATGCTTAGGTGGTAAATTGGGGAATATAGGTAGGAGAATCTTATATAACTgaactaggaagcttcctagaagctggggtgAGGGGTATTTTGAAATTTTGAGGTTTACACTAGGGATttctaagctaaaatgaaaatttcagaagGTTTTAAGTGCAACTTTGAACTCTTTGAGGCTGCCCTAGTGCCTTACCTATAAAGGCATCCTAACTTGacactaaaaaaaaatatagatagaaaaatacagaaaatCAGAGTtgattgaaaatcaaagaaaacattGTTCCATTGAATTCCCAGCTTTGGTCTTTGAAATTTTTCAAATACTAAAACATTTTCTGACTCTCTGAGATAAAAATAGTTTAAATCTGGTTTTTGAAAGTTCTGGGTTGAGTTCTGTTGCCTGgttactgttccattggattGTAAATCAATTTTTCTGGTTTCATTTGCTGAAATTGGgctgtgttgttgctgctgtcGATTTTTGCTGTTTTTGTTCTAATTTCAACTgagtttcttcttttgttttgctGCTTGTTACCAGGTATCTTCCAAACCATTGTCAACAAGTGATTAGGAACATGTACTTCGAGCTGAAGCCTGACTAAATACAAGTTGTTGAATTTCCTTTCATTGGCTTCTTCTGTGTCTTTAAATGTTCTGCAATAGACTCTGTATTATGCATGGTAGCTCGATTATCTTATGGCATTGGTATGCTGTAAAAATGAACCTGTGCTCTTTAAGAGTTTGgggtgttgatttttcttcttcttttgattcAAGTGAATGGTGCAAATTTCCTAAATTTCGTTACTATCAATATTGAGGAAGAGTTAAATGAGTTTAAGTTCAAGTTTGTTTGCGAATTTagcttagaattgaattcaaacatgaatatttGGGTAGCTGAAGTCGAGCATGTGTTTTTAGTAGCCTTTGAAACTGCTTTGTGTCCCAATTACTGTGTAGGGATGAGGGTTAACAGGTTTATTGTTGTTGCAAATGGTAGTTTGTTGATTGGAATAGACTCGATATCCAGTATTGATCTTCAGCCTTGATTTTACAAGATTTGAGTTCACTAAGCCTTGGATTCTGGGCTATGTGCAAAGAAGAACAGTGTGTCAATGCTATCTGGGCTTATGTTTTGAGCCCAGCAACATGTTTAATTGTTGTTGCTGGATTCATTTTTCCACAACAGACTTGGCCTGAATTGCGAGAAATTAGCGTCCAGAATTCTGTCTAATCAGTTCATGTCCATATAGTTAAAATCCAAGAGTAAGAAAAAATGTTACTTCAAGCTTTGTTTCAGATAGTTTCGATTGATTTGGGATTAATTAACTTTTGTACCAAATTGTTTGTTCCCCATGATTGGGCCTAACGTTAGCCCAATTGAATGAAAGGTTCCAAATAACTTAGACTGCCCTTTTCGCCCGTCTATTCTCTGGGGCGGGATTCGATATGTGAGCCCGATTTTCTTCGTAGTGGCATTTGCGCAAACAAAGGTTCCGAattatattttgttgaagttaatTAAGCTCTCCTtgatttgaggcgtgccatattaGATGATgtaaatagtttatggccctcatgAGTGAGTTTAGAAACCTTTTGGGGTTAGAATAAATCGGGGTGTGCCATACCAAACAAAATCTCAAAATAtgtggccctcgcttaattaactttaatcctctagaaatcgaggcatgccatttagcaaacttttcatggccctcgcaaagttgcaaacgcgtagtcgctttaggagcgttattctaataattaatttcctaaactcggatgcgcatttatgtgactcaaatccaaatcttaaaacgttgactaaaatgtgtttaggattgcgggtgcatttcatgtgacgcgatcCAAAGGcacgttttaaacgacgttcaatcttctttaaaattaattaaaagcggttaaaagctaaaatgcacataggtctaaaagtgtttttaaaatcaaataattgagccaaaaataacagttgagcgaccgtgctagaaccacagaactcgggaatgcctaacaccttctcccaggttaacataattccttactcggatttctggttcgcggactgttaaacagagtcaatcctttcctcgattcgggatttgaaccggtgacttgggacaccataaaattatcccaagtggtgactctgaataaaCAAAAGTactcccgtttcgattgtcactttaaattggaaaaactcccttatacccctttcgcggggtgtaggtaaaaaaaaggaggtgtgacagtgacttttaagccaaaagtcataagttaggaattctaacttttgactatttttgtcattttagcttaaaaataagtgcttaaaagcactttttactTTATCCAAATACTATAAAATGGATTAAAAGCCATTTaggcttaaaagcacttaaagcaagtcaatccaaacgggctcctaATTTGATAACATTATCATCAAAAGGGCagtctggtgcactaagctcccgctatgcgcgagaTCCAGAAAAGGGCTAGACCACAAGGGTTTATTTTACgtagtcttaccctgcatttttgaAGAGGCTGTTTTCACGTCTCGAATAcgtgacctcctgatcacatgcCAGTAACTTTACCAGTCAGGCCAATGCTCCTCttcaataatattttcattaatcttaaataattattttttataaaaaaaacatttttgaagTAGCAGGAGAAGGAGGAAGAAGCAATGTATACTTTGCCAAAACGGACAAACTTTAAATAACTTTTATAGatggatatattttaaataggaGTGTTAAAACTAAAAGCGATGCCACTTCTATaaagaatttttacattcctatgcgCTATATGAAAttatattaccctccctactcaagttttattataattatattttatatactcaattaccatttatgtacattttaagtgaattaatgataatatttagtgtcctaaaattattctaacatATCTTCCACTTCCCCACATTTCTCTTTCCATATCCCACCCCTACCACGTATCTTGcacaagagagcagcaattccaccattgacaaccattaaaaaaatttgaagctttgaattcgaatttgagttttcaaaaaacattgtttgtttggattagatgttgttgcaaagaattgagaattctctctacgtctctctctatgtctcaatcccaaatttcagtaatgtaaagcaaaggaaaagagagcagcaattccaccattgacaaccattaaaaagctttgaaactttgaattcgaatttggattttcaaaaatcattatttgtttggatttggtgttgttgcaaataattgggaatatggtttgtagtttatatctcaattttgaggagatttggtgaagattagacttggttttggctgaatttcagattaaaactcgatgatgaagaagaagaagaagaagaagaagaagaagaagaagacatgacatacattatactgcAGAAATTGTAGTAAAACTGTAGAAAAAtaatattctgttgtttatatatttttcttttatctatttaactattgtatgaaagttgaac of the Nicotiana tabacum cultivar K326 chromosome 7, ASM71507v2, whole genome shotgun sequence genome contains:
- the LOC142162400 gene encoding uncharacterized protein LOC142162400, producing the protein MLLSASTSMSAPTLPIVRADAECLKQFKPIVSFGHQPLGMQSQFINNGRHLICPVQEKRASLICVAALSARCATKGQMQTLTKANSTITVVPGKEKSPDLDDGGAGFPPRDDDGSVWWSGGGDGGWGGGGGGGGHWAGGGGGGRWAFFFFVFLVILGFLKDKEEKGPYRDQRRRKPA